The genomic segment AGAGACACTGGAGTCAGGGGCGTGCGCTGCTGCTCATGGCGGTTTTGGGACGATCTGTTGCATGCCCAATACTGAGCCACCGCTTGACCAAGCAGAACGAATTGCTGACATCCGCGCCCGAGCACGATCATTACCTGTTCGCGTCATGCCGATCGGGACGATTTCCCAGGGACGCAAGGGCGAAGTGCTGGCTGATCTTGAGAGCATGGCTGAAGCAGGTGCGGTCGGTTTTTCCGATGATGGTGACAGCACGCGATCGGCTGCAGTCATGCGCCAGGCTTTAGCATGGTCGGCTAGCTCTGGCTTGCCGATCATGGTGCACTGTGAAGAGCCAACGCTGTCACGTGGTGGCGTGATGCATGATGGAGAGGCAGCCCGGGCGTTAGGCTTGCCAGGTATTCCCGCCCTTGCAGAAGAACTGATTGTGCTACGCGATCTCGAACTTGCACGGGAAACTGGGGGATGGTTGCATGTCCTGCATGTGACAACGGCTCGTGCTGCGGCGATGGTGCGTACTGCCAAGCGGGCAGGAGTGCGTGTCACCGCTGAAGTAACGCCGCATCACCTGCTCATGACCGATTGGTGGGTCGCTGGACAGCGGCGCTTTGTTGGCGAAGACACAGTGGAGATTGGCCCTTCGCCTGATCCGCATGCCAAAGTTAATCCGCCGCTGCGTCGTAAAGAGGATGCTCGTGCACTGCTCGCTGCTGTTCTTGACGGCACGATTGATTGCTTCGCAACTGACCATGCTCCTCATCACGCGGCCGCAAAGCCTTCGGATCTCACCCGTGCAGCGTTTGGAATGATCGGGTTGGAGTTTGCCCTACCGTTGCTGCTGCGTCTTATTCACCGTGGTGTGCTCTCGTGGCTCCACTTCTTTGATCTCTTTGCTACCCGCCCCGCCACACTGTTCCGCCTGCCGGGAGGTGTCTTGAGGCCGGGAGCCCCGGCCGATGTCGTGGTGATCGATCCAATGGTTACCTGGCAGGTGAAGCCTGAGGTTCTGGCTTCCCGAAGCGCAAATACCCCCCTGTTGGGGATGGTCCTTCAAGGTCGGGCTGTGTTGACAGTCGTGGATGGGAAGGTGGCATATGCCGATTCAGCAGCGTTGGCCAGGCGCGCTTGTTCTTGAGGATGGGCGGATTTTCCCCGGGATTCCCTTTGGGGCCCACAGTGATGCTGAGGGGGAAGCCGTTTTCACCACGGTGATGACTGGATATCAGGAAGTTGCGACGGATCCCTCGTTTTTCGGTCAAATCGTCTGCATGACGTATCCCCTGATTGGCAATTACGGTGTGGCCCCCGAGCATGATCAATCGCGCCGACCATGGATTGCCGGGATGGTCGTGCGCGAATACTGCTCGGAGCCGAGTCACTGGCAGTCTGTTGAGACCTTTGGCGAATACCTGAAGCGCTACGGTATTCCGGCGCTCTACGGCGTTGACACACGTGCCTTGACACGGCATTTGCGCACGCGTGGTGTCATGCGCGCAGTTTTAGTTTCTGACCGGCGTGGCCGGAGTGATGACGAGCTTGTCGCCTTGGCTCGCCGCGCCTGGACGCCTGATCGCGAAGACGTTGTGCCCTCAGTGACCGGCGGAGTTCGCCGCTATGGGCCAGCTGATGGCCCACGGGTTGTCCTGGTTGACTGTGGTGTTAAGCAGTACATCATCACATCCCTCGTCATGCGTGGGATGCAGGTGTTCGTTGTGCCCTACGGAACGAGCGCCGAGGATATCCTGTCGCTTGATCCCGATGGCGTTGTGGTCTCTCCTGGCCCCGGCGATCCGGCTCGTGCTGCAGCAGCATTGCGCTCTGTGCACGATCTGGCGCTGTCAGGCACTCCATTTTTAGGAATCTGCCTCGGTCATCAACTGCTCGCGCGGGCCTTCGGTGGGCGGACGACCAAGCTCAAGTTTGGCCATCGCGGTGGCAATCATCCAGTCAAGGATCTCGTCACTGGCAAAGTGCGCATTACTTCCCAGAACCACGGTTACTGCGTTGAGCCAACGCCCACGCTCACGGAAGGTGGCTGGGAGATCTGGATGGTCAATGTCAACGATGGCACGGTCGAAGGGTTACGCCACCGCTCGTTGCCGGTCTGGTCGATCCAATTCCATCCAGAAGGATCTCCCGGCCCACAAGATAGCCAGGATCTCTTCGATGCCTTTGTTGCTCAAGTGCGCGAGCGCGCGCAGTCACGGCAGCCGGTAACGCTTGTCCAAACGTCGTCGGAGGTGTAATCCAATGGCACGCCTTGATGTGAAGACGGTGTTAGTGATCGGCTCTGGTCCGATCATCATTGGTCAGGCGGCGGAATTTGACTACTCAGGAAGCCAGGCCTTGCGAGCGCTGCGTGAGGAAGGCGTGCGCTCAATCTTGGTGAATTCCAACCCAGCCACGATTATGACCGATGAAGATATTGCTGACGTCGTCTATATTGAGCCGCTCAACGTCGACGTGCTGCATCGCATCATTGCCCGTGAACGCCCGGACGGGCTTTTGCCAACACTGGGTGGGCAGACAGGCTTGAATCTTGCCGTGCAGCTCGCGGAAGCCG from the Thermorudis peleae genome contains:
- a CDS encoding dihydroorotase; the protein is MHQLELNQANMWKQGPLDSARIQRLFFSTPQLSLHLRGVRVVDPARGWDGVADLLVREGRLEAYGLHIPVPEGIPSLDGHGLVVGPALVDIHVHLRDPGFPEKETLESGACAAAHGGFGTICCMPNTEPPLDQAERIADIRARARSLPVRVMPIGTISQGRKGEVLADLESMAEAGAVGFSDDGDSTRSAAVMRQALAWSASSGLPIMVHCEEPTLSRGGVMHDGEAARALGLPGIPALAEELIVLRDLELARETGGWLHVLHVTTARAAAMVRTAKRAGVRVTAEVTPHHLLMTDWWVAGQRRFVGEDTVEIGPSPDPHAKVNPPLRRKEDARALLAAVLDGTIDCFATDHAPHHAAAKPSDLTRAAFGMIGLEFALPLLLRLIHRGVLSWLHFFDLFATRPATLFRLPGGVLRPGAPADVVVIDPMVTWQVKPEVLASRSANTPLLGMVLQGRAVLTVVDGKVAYADSAALARRACS
- the carA gene encoding glutamine-hydrolyzing carbamoyl-phosphate synthase small subunit, translated to MPIQQRWPGALVLEDGRIFPGIPFGAHSDAEGEAVFTTVMTGYQEVATDPSFFGQIVCMTYPLIGNYGVAPEHDQSRRPWIAGMVVREYCSEPSHWQSVETFGEYLKRYGIPALYGVDTRALTRHLRTRGVMRAVLVSDRRGRSDDELVALARRAWTPDREDVVPSVTGGVRRYGPADGPRVVLVDCGVKQYIITSLVMRGMQVFVVPYGTSAEDILSLDPDGVVVSPGPGDPARAAAALRSVHDLALSGTPFLGICLGHQLLARAFGGRTTKLKFGHRGGNHPVKDLVTGKVRITSQNHGYCVEPTPTLTEGGWEIWMVNVNDGTVEGLRHRSLPVWSIQFHPEGSPGPQDSQDLFDAFVAQVRERAQSRQPVTLVQTSSEV